The Deltaproteobacteria bacterium genome segment ACCGCCAACTACTGGCCGACGACCTGGACGATGACCTCGCGACGCCGCGGCCGGTTGTCGAAGTCGCACAGCAGCACCTGCTGCCACGTTCCGAGCACCGGCTCGCCGCCGCGCACCGGTACGGCGATGCCCGGTCCGAGCAGAGCCGCGCGGACGTGGGCATAGCCGTTGCCGTCTCCCCAGCGCGCATCGTGGCGATACGCGATGTCGCGCGGCGCGGCTCGCTCGATCGCATCGCGAAGATCGGCGAGCGCGCCCGGTTCGTACTCGA includes the following:
- a CDS encoding YjbQ family protein, which produces MIVSTTTIRRDTTADTDLIDITADVARAVAESGVGDGLAVVFCPGSTASITTIEYEPGALADLRDAIERAAPRDIAYRHDARWGDGNGYAHVRAALLGPGIAVPVRGGEPVLGTWQQVLLCDFDNRPRRREVIVQVVGQ